Genomic segment of Candidatus Jordarchaeales archaeon:
ATACCGAAGAAAGGCAGAGTAACAGGGCTCATAGGCCCAAACGGAGTGGGGAAAACAACAGCTATGCGCATCCTCAGCGGGGAAATCAAGCCGAACTTTGGGCGTTTCGATGACCCACCAGACTGGGACGAAATCATAAGGTACTATAGAGGAAGCGAGCTTCAAGGATACTTTGAGAGGATGGCCAACGGCGACCTAAAAGTGGTTCACAAACCTCAGAACATCACGCTGCTGCCTAAAGTGGTCAAAGGCGTGGTGAAAGACTTACTCGAAAAGGTTGACGAAAGAGGAGTCATGCGTGAGCTCGTCAGGGGACTTGAGCTTGAAGCAGTGCTTGAACGTGAGCTTGAAGTGCTCAGCGGGGGTGAGCTCCAACGAGTAGCCATAGCGGCGGCAGCTTCCCGCGACGCCGACGTATACCTGTTCGATGAGCCATCAAGCTACCTTGACGTTTACCAAAGGCTTAACGCGGCGCGGGTCATAAGAAAGCTGGTCGACTACGGTAAAACGGTCGTTTGCGTCGAGCACGACTTAGCCCTAGCGGATTACCTGAGCGATGTCGTGTGCCTCTTCTACGGCGAGCCCGGGGTCTACGGCGTGGTCACCCATCCTCACGGTGTTAGGGAAGGTATAAACATCTACTTAGACGGTTATCTTCCAGACGAGAACCTCAAGTTCAGAAGCGAGTCGATAAGGTTCCATGTAAACCCAGCCCCCCCAGACAAGTGGGTAAGTGAGAAAGTGATCGTGTCGTTCGGCGAAATGGAGAAGCACTTTAACGGATTCACACTAAAAGTTGAGGGGGGAGCTGCGCACAAAGGAGAAATCATAGGAATAATAGGGCCAAACGGCATCGGGAAAACGACGTTCGTTAAGCTTATCGCTGGAATAATAAAACCTGATGCCGGTAGTCCACCCCCACAAACACTCAAAGTAAGCTACAAACCCCAATACCTGAAGGCGACATACGACGGAACAGTGCAGTCTCTCCTCATGGAATCCGGAGGAAAAAAGGTTCTCTCAAGCGACTTTAAAACGTCCGTCCTTGAACCACTAGAAGTGACACCACTAATGGACCGCGAGGTGAAGAACCTCAGCGGAGGCGAGCTCCAGCGGGTAGCAATAGCAGCCTGCCTAGCGAGGGACGCCGACGTATACCTCATAGACGAGCCAAGCGCGTTCCTTTCAGTCGAGCAAAGACTTAACATGGCGCGTGTGGTGCGTCGCGTCATAGAGAAATCCGAGGCGACAGCATTCGTGGTTGAACACGACGTGGTTCTGGTCGACGCCATATCAGACTCGCTGATGGTTTTCACCGGAAAACCAGGAGTGTTCGGCGTCGCCCACAAGCCCGTCGACTTGAAAACCGGAATGAACAGCTTCCTCGAGCAAATGGGCATCACGTTCAGGAGAGACCCCAGAACGGGGCGCCCCCGTGTGAACAAGGAGGGCTCACGCCTAGACAAAATCCAGAAAGCTAGGTCAATGTATTACTACATTGAAGAAGCACACGAAGAAGAGAAAGAGGAAGAAAAAGAGGAGGCCACTTAACCATTACAGAGAGAATGGGGTGGACGCGACAAAGAGACCAGCTAAGCAAACTCTACCTCCAAGTGCCAGCCCCATCAACCGCCCACCGTCCCTCCCTTCTCCTCCTAACGCTTGCCATGATGAAAGTTTTGTTAACATCTGAATTGTGGAAGCGTTTCGCCCCCTTCTTTTAGAGGTTACGGTCCTATGTGGCCGAAACTGGTTTGAGCAATAACCTTCCTTAACCCCACTCCTAAGAGGGCCTCCCTCACCGCCTTCATATCCTCGAAGCTTGGCTGGACTATGTCCGACCTGAACTCTGGCCTATAGTCGAGGACGCAAACCTGTATGTCTGGGTCTATGCTAGCTATCTTATCCCCCATCTCTAAAAGTTCATCTAAGGTTGGGTGGAAGAACTTGTTGTACGGGATTCCTATCCCCATAAACACCCTTTCAGGGTAATACTCGTCCGCAATATACTTGACCGCACTCCAAGATGTTTCAAGGTACAGCTTTGCAAGCTCACGATCCTCAACTCCTGTAATCAGCTGGAACGTTTCCAAGCGAAGGGCTTTAAGGTCAGGCCCTATGTCCGTCACACCACTTTCAACAAGCTCATCTATCCTCTCCTTGGTTAAAACAGTCGCGTTTGTGTCAAGGTGAAGCCTAGCCTTCTCATCGGGGTTTAGACGGCGGAGCTCTTTGAAAAACGCGACAAGCCAGCGGTGGTTGATCGTCGGCTCTCCTCCACTCACAGCCATTCTGTCGACGCCGTAACGCCGCCTCATAAGGCTTAGCTTGCCAGCCGCCTCACGCGGCGTCATCGGCGGCAGAGAACTATTGTAAGTTACATGGTAGTTCTGGCAGGAAGGGCACCTTAGATTACACCCCGCCGTAAACGCTGCAACCTCTATGTACCCTCCCTTCTTCTTGAGCCAGTAGGGAGTTCCAACT
This window contains:
- a CDS encoding ribosome biogenesis/translation initiation ATPase RLI, giving the protein MVRVAVIDKDRCKPNDCSKECYRFCPGVRMKQETVTFDEETGKARIAESLCTGEGICVKKCPFKAIRIVNLPEELEEDLTFRYGPNSFKLYRLPIPKKGRVTGLIGPNGVGKTTAMRILSGEIKPNFGRFDDPPDWDEIIRYYRGSELQGYFERMANGDLKVVHKPQNITLLPKVVKGVVKDLLEKVDERGVMRELVRGLELEAVLERELEVLSGGELQRVAIAAAASRDADVYLFDEPSSYLDVYQRLNAARVIRKLVDYGKTVVCVEHDLALADYLSDVVCLFYGEPGVYGVVTHPHGVREGINIYLDGYLPDENLKFRSESIRFHVNPAPPDKWVSEKVIVSFGEMEKHFNGFTLKVEGGAAHKGEIIGIIGPNGIGKTTFVKLIAGIIKPDAGSPPPQTLKVSYKPQYLKATYDGTVQSLLMESGGKKVLSSDFKTSVLEPLEVTPLMDREVKNLSGGELQRVAIAACLARDADVYLIDEPSAFLSVEQRLNMARVVRRVIEKSEATAFVVEHDVVLVDAISDSLMVFTGKPGVFGVAHKPVDLKTGMNSFLEQMGITFRRDPRTGRPRVNKEGSRLDKIQKARSMYYYIEEAHEEEKEEEKEEAT
- a CDS encoding radical SAM protein codes for the protein MQQYLKYVRTERCVGCGFCETVVSCPGRERCVGCGSCYLACPFMARRPVPDEQPREKITVTVDGVRCEVPGGVTVKAALEFLGYKFSRFPREGAIFSPCLTGGCYNCSVLVNGELRAACHTKINEGDVVETRVESRSPLRIVEGFIPHQVGGVGTPYWLKKKGGYIEVAAFTAGCNLRCPSCQNYHVTYNSSLPPMTPREAAGKLSLMRRRYGVDRMAVSGGEPTINHRWLVAFFKELRRLNPDEKARLHLDTNATVLTKERIDELVESGVTDIGPDLKALRLETFQLITGVEDRELAKLYLETSWSAVKYIADEYYPERVFMGIGIPYNKFFHPTLDELLEMGDKIASIDPDIQVCVLDYRPEFRSDIVQPSFEDMKAVREALLGVGLRKVIAQTSFGHIGP